The Acidobacteriota bacterium genome has a segment encoding these proteins:
- a CDS encoding DUF2892 domain-containing protein codes for MTVDRLLRLIAGFFILLTVALGVWVHSNWFYFTAFVGLNLFQSAFTNWCPMMTILRKLGVPDTTPCRQ; via the coding sequence ATGACCGTTGATCGCCTGCTTCGACTGATCGCCGGATTCTTCATTCTGCTCACCGTGGCCCTGGGCGTCTGGGTCCATTCGAACTGGTTCTACTTCACCGCGTTCGTCGGGCTGAACCTCTTCCAGTCAGCCTTCACGAACTGGTGCCCCATGATGACCATCCTGCGCAAGCTGGGCGTGCCTGATACCACCCCATGCAGACAGTGA
- a CDS encoding universal stress protein encodes MSADSARPILCPTDFSAEAGHALRWGGELALRLSRPLVALYADRFLPPPHFTARQIDILVEELDQSRTVARQALVDQAGRMIAPAVATEPVVVQDLAVPAIIRLAAERNAEMIVMGSHGHSALDRIMLGSVTERVLRLADRPVLAVKLSAEKDPAAFPEIRTILCPVDLGEDARPALLLAARLATAFAAELQVLHVAEAAPDPDVERAAREALCAWVPDTARTSCRLHEVVRPGKPAEEILLAAQESHAELIVLPTRHKLFQDVTVLGATVARITRHASCAVLAVPVV; translated from the coding sequence ATGAGCGCCGATTCCGCCCGACCGATCCTGTGCCCCACGGACTTCAGCGCCGAAGCCGGCCACGCCCTCCGCTGGGGCGGTGAGCTGGCACTCCGGCTGTCCCGTCCGCTGGTCGCCCTATATGCCGACCGGTTCCTGCCGCCGCCGCACTTCACGGCGCGACAGATCGACATCCTCGTCGAGGAACTCGACCAGTCCCGCACCGTCGCCCGGCAGGCGCTGGTCGACCAGGCGGGCCGGATGATCGCCCCGGCCGTCGCCACCGAGCCGGTGGTGGTCCAGGATCTGGCGGTTCCAGCGATCATCCGGCTGGCCGCCGAACGGAACGCCGAGATGATCGTGATGGGCTCACACGGTCACAGCGCCCTCGACCGGATCATGCTGGGTTCGGTGACCGAACGGGTTCTGCGATTGGCGGACCGGCCGGTACTCGCGGTCAAGCTATCCGCAGAAAAGGACCCCGCCGCCTTCCCGGAGATTCGCACCATCCTCTGCCCCGTGGACCTCGGCGAGGACGCCCGGCCGGCGCTGCTGCTGGCTGCCCGGCTGGCCACGGCCTTTGCGGCCGAGCTCCAGGTGCTCCACGTGGCGGAAGCGGCGCCGGACCCGGACGTGGAACGCGCCGCGCGGGAGGCCCTGTGCGCCTGGGTGCCGGACACCGCCCGCACCAGCTGCCGTCTCCACGAGGTGGTTCGGCCTGGCAAACCGGCCGAAGAGATCCTCCTGGCGGCGCAGGAGTCGCACGCGGAGCTCATCGTGTTGCCGACCCGCCACAAGCTGTTTCAGGACGTCACCGTGCTCGGGGCCACCGTCGCCCGGATCACCCGGCACGCGTCGTGCGCCGTGCTGGCCGTTCCAGTCGTCTGA